A window of Solea solea chromosome 18, fSolSol10.1, whole genome shotgun sequence contains these coding sequences:
- the afg1la gene encoding AFG1 like ATPase a, with protein sequence MAVRIPLCIKMSPSALLGFKSLFTEQCSSNKLLKSLPGLCRRVYSVKAQPAVEEDGVGAATFSSPLDHYNGLIRDGMLREDEHQKAVLQKLNELHKTLRGYSNTPTSIFSNFFSKPKPPKGFYIYGDVGTGKTMVMDMFYSYVETEKKKRVHFHGFMLDVHKRIHRLKQSMPKRKVGKMAKSYDPIAPVAEEISEEACLLCFDEFQVTDIADAMILKQLFENLFLNGVVVVATSNRIPEDLYKNGLQRVNFVPFIAVLQKYCQTLRLDSGIDYRKTNKPSAGKLYFLSSEPDVDATLDKVFDELAFKQNDITRPRVLNVNNRKVRLDKACGTIADCTFDELCDRPLGASDYLEMSRLFDTIFIRHIPLLTLNKKTQARRLITLVDTLYDHKVRVVILADHPLEDIFVHDGDHGHDESHILMDDLGLKREEASSLSIFSGEEEMFAFQRTVSRLTEMQTEDYWLAGDRSKESQV encoded by the exons ATGGCGGTACGTATACCGCTGTGTATAAAGATGTCACCCTCAGCTTTACTGggttttaaatctctttttacGGAACAGTGTTCCTCCAATAAGCTGCTAAAATCGTTACCGGGGCTCTGCAGACGAG TTTATTCCGTGAAAGCCCAGCCGGCAGTGGAGGAGGATGGTGTCGGTGCTGCCACCTTCAGCAGCCCTCTGGATCACTACAATGGGCTCATCAGAGACGGGATGCTGCGAGAGGATGAACATCAGAAGGCAGTTCTGCAGAAACTGAATGAGCTGCACAAAACGTTGAGAGGATACAGCAACACACCAACATCCATCTTCTCCAAC tttttctcaaaacccaaacctccaaagggcTTCTACATCTATGGCGATGTTG GCACTGGAAAAACGATGGTCATGGATATGTTTTATTCATATGTGgagactgaaaagaaaaagagggttCATTTCCATGGCTTCATGTTGGACGTGCATAAAC GGATCCATCGGCTAAAACAAAGTATGCCAAAGAGGAAAGTGGGTAAAATGGCCAAATCATATGACCCCATTGCTCCCGTTGCTGAGGAGATCAGTGAAGAGGCTTGTCTTCTGTGCTTCGATGAGTTTCAG GTCACTGATATAGCTGATGCCATGATTCTCAAGCAGCTTTTTGAGAATCTGTTTCTGAATGGCGTTGTCGTCGTGGCCACTTCTAATCGTATTCCTGAAG ATTTGTATAAAAACGGTCTGCAGAGAGTCAACTTTGTGCCTTTTATTGCTGTGTTGCAG AAATATTGTCAAACTCTCCGGTTGGACTCTGGGATAGATTAccgcaaaacaaacaaaccatctGCTGGAAAGCTCTACTTTCT CTCCAGTGAGCCTGATGTGGATGCAACACTGGACAAGGTTTTTGATGAGCTGGCTTTTAAGCAGAATGACA TAACACGACCCAGAGTTCTGAACGTTAACAACAGAAAAGTCCGCCTGGACAAAGCTTGTGGGACCATTGCCGACTGTACGTTTGATGAGCTGTGTGACAGA CCTTTAGGGGCCAGTGATTACCTGGAGATGTCCAGGCTCTTTGACACCATCTTTATTCGTCACATTCCTCTGCTCACCctgaacaaaaaaacccaagccAGGCGGCTCATAACGCTGGTGGATACCCTCTATGACCACAAG GTGCGGGTGGTGATTCTTGCCGACCACCCTCTGGAGGACATATTTGTTCACGATGGGGATCACGGTCATGACGAGAGCCACATACTCATGGATGATCTGGGGCTGAAAAGA GAAGAAGCCAGCAGTCTGTCCATATTCAGCGGAGAAGAGGAAATGTTTGCCTTCCAGAGGACAGTGTCTCGACTCACGGAGATGCAGACAGAGGACTACTGGTTGGCGGGAGACCGAAGCAAGGAATCGCAGGTTTAA